Proteins from a genomic interval of Fervidobacterium gondwanense DSM 13020:
- a CDS encoding electron transfer flavoprotein subunit beta/FixA family protein: protein MRIIVFTKQVPDTTEVKVDPVKGTLIRDGVKSIMNPEDKNALEAALRIKDSIGAKVTVITMGPPAAEAILRESYAMGADEAILITDPLFAGADTWVTSMILARAAQIIGYDLILCGRQAIDGDTAQVGIEIAEHLGIPAIAYATDIRTENEKILVTRELENVYEVISVNTPCLITCSKELNIPRYMRIYNIFGCFDKPITVMNNSVLKFDKMEVGLVGSPTKVRRTFTKGPKEQGNVVNLSAQESAEVLVSALKRLHVI from the coding sequence ATGAGAATAATCGTATTCACAAAGCAAGTGCCTGATACAACCGAAGTAAAAGTTGACCCTGTGAAGGGAACTCTGATAAGAGACGGCGTGAAATCAATAATGAATCCAGAAGACAAGAATGCGCTTGAAGCCGCTTTGAGAATAAAGGATTCTATTGGAGCGAAAGTTACGGTAATTACGATGGGACCTCCGGCTGCTGAAGCTATTTTGCGAGAAAGCTATGCAATGGGTGCAGACGAAGCAATTTTGATAACAGACCCACTTTTTGCAGGCGCCGATACTTGGGTAACGAGTATGATTTTGGCAAGAGCAGCTCAAATTATAGGTTATGACCTCATACTGTGTGGAAGGCAGGCTATTGACGGAGATACCGCACAAGTTGGAATCGAGATCGCAGAGCACCTCGGCATACCAGCCATCGCTTACGCGACGGATATCAGGACAGAGAACGAAAAGATACTTGTTACTCGTGAACTTGAAAACGTGTATGAAGTAATATCTGTAAACACTCCGTGCTTAATTACATGCTCTAAAGAACTAAACATACCCAGATACATGCGGATATACAACATATTCGGTTGCTTCGATAAACCAATAACAGTCATGAACAATTCTGTTTTGAAATTCGACAAAATGGAAGTCGGGTTAGTGGGCTCGCCCACAAAGGTAAGAAGAACGTTCACAAAAGGTCCTAAAGAACAGGGCAATGTTGTCAATCTATCAGCACAAGAGTCGGCCGAAGTGCTTGTTTCAGCATTAAAACGACTTCACGTGATATGA
- a CDS encoding electron transfer flavoprotein subunit alpha/FixB family protein encodes MIMVFCEQRNGELLNVGLELIGKARELARSLDCEVSAVVCGHNVGYIGNRLIQNGADKVFVIEHELLEKYTLDLYTESLYQLISNEKPDILLLGATSIGRELGPRLAARLKTGLTADCTQLEIGQETKLLLMTRPAFGGNLMATIICPDRRPQMATIRPGIFPLPSMDANRKGETILFNPKITREDLRVRVEKIVQKIRTVKDITAEKIIVAGGRGIGSKENFELLEELAELLGGVVAGSRAAVDAGWLPKELQVGQTGKVVKPKLYIAVGISGAIQHVAGMQDSEYIIAINKDPDAPIMKIADLGIVGDWKSVVKALIKELRNEKGILEEKIS; translated from the coding sequence ATGATAATGGTTTTTTGTGAACAAAGAAATGGCGAGCTGTTAAACGTCGGGCTTGAGCTTATCGGAAAAGCGAGAGAGCTCGCTCGCTCACTTGACTGCGAAGTATCCGCAGTTGTATGCGGGCACAACGTGGGATACATAGGCAACAGGTTGATACAAAACGGAGCCGACAAAGTCTTCGTAATTGAGCATGAATTATTAGAAAAGTACACGCTCGATTTGTATACCGAATCCCTTTACCAACTCATATCCAACGAAAAGCCTGATATCTTACTGCTGGGCGCAACGAGTATCGGGAGAGAACTCGGTCCGAGGCTTGCAGCACGGTTAAAAACGGGACTTACCGCTGATTGTACACAATTAGAAATAGGCCAAGAAACAAAGCTTCTACTGATGACAAGACCTGCGTTTGGTGGAAACTTAATGGCAACGATAATATGTCCTGACAGAAGACCCCAGATGGCAACAATAAGACCTGGCATATTTCCATTACCATCTATGGACGCTAACAGAAAAGGTGAAACTATTCTCTTTAATCCGAAGATAACGAGAGAAGATTTAAGAGTTAGAGTGGAAAAAATTGTCCAGAAGATAAGGACTGTGAAAGATATTACTGCAGAAAAAATTATCGTTGCGGGTGGAAGAGGCATCGGTTCAAAGGAAAATTTTGAATTGCTTGAAGAACTTGCAGAACTACTCGGAGGCGTAGTTGCTGGCTCAAGAGCCGCCGTCGATGCCGGATGGTTACCAAAGGAACTCCAAGTTGGACAGACTGGAAAGGTTGTGAAACCAAAGCTTTATATAGCGGTGGGAATAAGCGGTGCTATCCAGCACGTTGCAGGAATGCAAGATAGTGAATACATAATCGCAATCAACAAAGATCCAGACGCACCTATAATGAAGATAGCAGACCTTGGTATCGTGGGAGATTGGAAAAGCGTTGTCAAAGCTCTGATAAAAGAGTTGAGAAATGAAAAAGGTATTTTGGAAGAAAAGATATCCTAA
- a CDS encoding acyl-CoA dehydrogenase yields the protein MDYLLSKEQILARELFREFAEKEVKPLAQKVDEKEYFPIETVKKMAEIGMMGIPFPKEVGGAGGDYLTYIIAVEELAKHCATTAIILSAHTSLCCYPIYAYGTPVQKEKYLRPLLKGEKIGAFALTEPNAGSDAGNQQTTAKLVGEYYILNGSKIFITNGGKADVFIVFAMTDKSKGTKGISAFIVEKGFEGFKIGKEEHKLGIRGSSTTELIFEDCKVPKENLLGSEGQGFKIALSTLDGGRIGVGAQALGIAEGAISEVLKYVKDRKQFSKPIGTFQGLQWYIADMITKTEAAKLLVYNAAIKKDKGQLTSADAAMAKKYASDVAMEITTQAVQIFGGYGYTRDYPIERMMRDAKITQIYEGTNEIQKLVIAAQYIK from the coding sequence ATGGACTACTTACTGAGCAAAGAACAGATACTTGCAAGGGAGCTTTTTAGAGAATTTGCTGAGAAAGAGGTAAAACCTCTCGCACAGAAAGTAGACGAGAAAGAGTACTTTCCGATAGAAACTGTAAAGAAAATGGCAGAGATAGGTATGATGGGCATACCATTCCCAAAAGAAGTCGGTGGTGCAGGAGGAGATTATTTAACATACATAATTGCTGTTGAAGAACTTGCAAAACATTGTGCGACAACGGCGATAATCTTGTCTGCCCACACTTCCCTTTGCTGCTACCCGATTTATGCCTACGGAACACCAGTTCAAAAGGAGAAATACCTCAGACCTTTACTAAAAGGTGAGAAGATTGGAGCTTTTGCTTTAACTGAACCCAACGCGGGAAGCGATGCAGGGAATCAGCAAACAACGGCAAAATTAGTCGGAGAGTATTACATTCTGAATGGATCGAAAATATTCATAACCAACGGTGGAAAAGCTGACGTATTCATCGTCTTCGCAATGACGGATAAATCAAAGGGAACAAAAGGTATAAGTGCATTCATCGTTGAAAAGGGATTCGAAGGTTTCAAGATAGGCAAGGAAGAGCACAAGCTTGGAATCCGCGGTTCATCAACAACTGAACTGATATTTGAAGACTGCAAAGTACCGAAAGAGAATCTCCTTGGAAGCGAAGGTCAAGGTTTCAAGATTGCACTTAGTACGCTTGATGGTGGAAGGATTGGAGTTGGCGCACAAGCACTCGGCATAGCAGAAGGTGCAATCTCAGAAGTCCTGAAGTACGTTAAGGATAGAAAACAGTTTTCAAAACCGATTGGCACATTTCAGGGATTGCAGTGGTACATCGCAGACATGATAACAAAAACAGAGGCTGCTAAATTGCTTGTGTATAACGCAGCAATAAAGAAGGATAAAGGGCAACTGACAAGCGCCGATGCGGCTATGGCAAAGAAATACGCTTCCGATGTGGCTATGGAAATTACAACTCAGGCTGTCCAAATCTTCGGCGGTTACGGATATACAAGAGATTATCCTATCGAACGAATGATGAGAGATGCGAAGATCACTCAGATTTACGAAGGTACAAACGAAATCCAGAAGTTAGTGATCGCTGCTCAATACATTAAGTGA
- a CDS encoding glycerol-3-phosphate acyltransferase — protein sequence MTFYWFALIVLQFISGSIMYSHIFAKILGIDLRKVRDGNPGSTNLWRAAGWKWGFLALALDYFKGVLPLAIFAWNTELKISPYIVSLAALAGIAGHAFSPLLRFNGGKAIATTFGAWSVLTRWEGPTVLGITFTLFSIANKLMKRKGTTPETDALRVFVGFFFLLLYTLWKSLNGSPELILLYVGNLLIIAYKHRREITKLVKGRCKA from the coding sequence ATGACTTTCTACTGGTTCGCCCTAATAGTTTTGCAATTTATATCCGGATCCATAATGTATTCGCATATATTTGCCAAAATTCTCGGGATTGACTTGCGCAAGGTGCGTGATGGAAATCCTGGTTCGACAAACTTGTGGCGTGCCGCCGGATGGAAATGGGGGTTCTTAGCCCTTGCTCTTGATTATTTCAAGGGCGTGCTCCCACTTGCAATTTTTGCTTGGAATACAGAACTGAAAATTAGCCCTTACATTGTCAGCTTAGCCGCATTAGCTGGTATTGCAGGTCACGCTTTTTCACCTCTGCTCCGTTTTAATGGTGGAAAGGCGATAGCAACGACATTCGGCGCTTGGTCAGTTTTGACAAGGTGGGAAGGTCCGACAGTGCTCGGCATTACATTCACATTGTTCTCCATAGCGAACAAATTAATGAAAAGGAAAGGAACAACACCTGAAACAGATGCTCTGCGGGTTTTTGTAGGATTCTTTTTCCTTTTGCTTTACACCTTATGGAAATCACTTAACGGTTCTCCGGAACTGATTTTACTGTACGTAGGTAATTTACTAATCATCGCTTACAAACACAGAAGGGAAATAACAAAATTGGTAAAAGGCAGGTGCAAGGCATGA
- a CDS encoding DUF3783 domain-containing protein, giving the protein MSEKSEKIIIMHGFEKPEILQLMRVVKENFQGEELIFASTTPTSLTWKVQDLIEELKSEHEEFKKIKAAKLQNNHSNNQNESEK; this is encoded by the coding sequence ATGTCTGAGAAGAGCGAAAAGATAATAATCATGCATGGATTTGAAAAGCCAGAGATTTTGCAGCTTATGAGGGTAGTAAAAGAAAATTTTCAAGGTGAAGAACTGATATTCGCAAGCACCACGCCAACGAGCCTGACTTGGAAAGTTCAAGACCTAATAGAAGAGCTAAAGAGTGAGCACGAAGAATTCAAGAAAATTAAAGCTGCTAAACTGCAAAACAATCATTCTAACAATCAAAATGAGTCTGAAAAATAA
- a CDS encoding glycosyltransferase: protein MRYLIFAAFIVISILYYISGRDRILRRTNGLKDRKEIAEKKVSVIIPARNEEENLKKLLPLVCSQQFPAHEIIVVDDNSTDKTSEIATSFEEVKLVKLKEDPPDGWVGKSWALWNGFLNSSGDYLLFLDADVEPSDKLIEYLSVQRAYHGGLISVWPYQRLEKFYEHLTLPFNLLVIYASNTLGFPGKIARGSFGPVVFTSREDYEKTGGHSTIRDGILEDIKLAKLYAKHGIKVTNFLGDGLVQFRMYPNGIKQLLEGFSKNMSSGAITGGTFAFLLALIWMAGIYTSIQNITSIFLETNNILDVLIKTANYLIVALFIRLLSKDTGQYRIYDALFYPIHYIFFLIVFFYSLYLTLLKKQVYWRGRKLKV from the coding sequence ATGAGATATTTGATATTCGCAGCATTCATTGTTATATCTATTCTGTACTATATTTCTGGCAGAGATAGAATACTGAGAAGAACAAACGGGCTTAAAGACAGAAAAGAAATCGCTGAAAAAAAAGTTTCAGTGATAATTCCAGCAAGGAACGAAGAAGAGAACCTCAAAAAGCTCCTTCCGTTGGTCTGCTCTCAGCAGTTCCCTGCGCACGAAATCATAGTCGTTGATGATAACTCTACCGACAAAACTTCAGAAATCGCTACATCTTTTGAGGAAGTAAAGTTGGTAAAACTAAAAGAAGACCCACCAGATGGCTGGGTCGGAAAGTCTTGGGCACTGTGGAATGGTTTTCTAAACTCTTCTGGAGATTATCTTCTATTCTTGGATGCAGATGTTGAACCTTCAGACAAGTTAATTGAGTACCTTTCGGTTCAACGTGCTTACCACGGGGGGCTAATATCCGTATGGCCTTATCAAAGGCTCGAGAAATTTTATGAGCACCTCACTTTACCATTCAACTTGCTTGTAATATACGCGAGTAACACTTTGGGTTTTCCTGGGAAGATTGCAAGAGGCTCTTTTGGTCCTGTTGTCTTTACTTCAAGAGAAGACTACGAAAAGACTGGAGGCCACAGCACTATAAGAGACGGGATTTTGGAAGATATAAAATTAGCCAAGTTATACGCTAAACACGGCATAAAAGTGACGAATTTCCTTGGCGATGGTTTAGTCCAATTTAGGATGTATCCTAACGGGATAAAACAGCTACTCGAAGGTTTTTCAAAAAATATGTCTTCGGGAGCAATAACTGGTGGTACTTTTGCATTCTTATTAGCACTTATATGGATGGCTGGAATTTATACTTCTATACAAAATATCACCAGTATATTCCTTGAGACGAACAACATTTTAGATGTACTGATTAAAACAGCTAACTATCTCATCGTCGCGCTATTTATTCGCTTGCTATCCAAAGATACTGGACAGTACAGAATCTACGATGCATTATTCTACCCAATCCATTATATTTTCTTCTTAATAGTTTTCTTTTATTCTTTGTATCTAACGTTGCTTAAGAAACAGGTCTACTGGCGAGGAAGGAAATTAAAGGTATGA
- a CDS encoding MFS transporter: MGKERNVLRTLFFIVLADMLGFGLIIPLLPYYAKEFGASALMIGLLGSVYPLGQIFASPLIGRLSDKYGRKRALLLSVGGTFVSLLILGFAKSLSLIFFSRLFDGLTGGNITVAQSYIGDFTDEKSRTKSLGLIGAAFGLGFIFGPAFGGFLSQWGMRVPAFFATGLSLINIINILLFLPDSKPVRDSKSKPFTFQELKKTFSQPAVASLLFTKFFYSLGFTMFESTFALFAISRLNLPVSTTSFILAYVGVIIVFVQGFLIGKLTKKYSEADLIRYGIFLAVPFLVLYSFAKSIPVLLVLLAPLSVFSAVLGVSISSMATKLVSKDKLGGALGIFNSVDSLMRIISPVLGATIVQYIGAKYLGVVEGFAMFLSAIVFGSLFLPKYSAKTKNEKGQLLIEK; encoded by the coding sequence ATGGGTAAAGAGAGAAATGTATTAAGAACTTTGTTTTTCATTGTTTTGGCGGATATGCTTGGCTTCGGGTTAATCATACCACTTCTACCATACTATGCGAAAGAATTCGGAGCTTCGGCTTTAATGATAGGTCTACTTGGGTCTGTTTATCCACTGGGTCAAATCTTTGCCTCTCCTTTGATAGGCAGGTTATCAGACAAATACGGCAGAAAGAGGGCTCTACTTCTAAGTGTTGGTGGCACGTTCGTTTCACTCTTGATTTTAGGCTTTGCAAAGTCATTGAGCTTGATATTTTTTTCAAGATTATTCGACGGACTGACGGGTGGGAACATTACGGTTGCACAAAGTTACATAGGTGATTTTACTGACGAAAAATCGAGAACGAAAAGCCTTGGGCTTATAGGTGCTGCTTTTGGGCTTGGATTTATCTTTGGACCGGCATTCGGAGGTTTTTTAAGCCAGTGGGGAATGCGCGTACCAGCGTTTTTTGCAACGGGTTTGTCACTTATCAACATAATCAACATATTATTATTCCTGCCAGATTCAAAGCCTGTCAGAGATTCAAAGTCTAAACCATTCACGTTTCAAGAGCTCAAGAAAACATTTTCACAACCAGCTGTGGCGAGCTTGCTTTTTACGAAGTTCTTCTATTCTCTCGGTTTCACAATGTTTGAGTCTACATTTGCACTCTTTGCTATCAGCCGCTTGAATCTGCCTGTATCAACAACGAGTTTCATACTGGCGTATGTTGGTGTAATAATAGTCTTCGTACAAGGGTTCTTGATTGGGAAGTTAACTAAGAAGTACTCCGAAGCGGATTTGATAAGGTATGGTATATTCCTCGCGGTACCTTTTCTTGTGCTGTATTCCTTTGCGAAGAGTATTCCAGTTTTACTAGTACTGCTTGCACCACTTTCCGTATTTTCAGCCGTTTTAGGTGTTTCTATTAGTTCAATGGCTACTAAATTAGTGAGCAAAGATAAGCTTGGAGGAGCCCTTGGAATCTTTAATTCAGTAGATAGCCTTATGAGAATAATATCTCCAGTTCTTGGTGCTACCATTGTTCAGTACATCGGTGCGAAGTATTTAGGAGTTGTTGAAGGTTTTGCTATGTTTTTGAGCGCTATAGTGTTTGGAAGTCTCTTCTTGCCAAAGTACTCTGCTAAAACAAAAAATGAGAAAGGGCAATTATTGATTGAAAAATAA
- a CDS encoding peptidase S8 — MKKFYLLVAALLTVFVLFSCTNSFEPKFEPREKFDVSEKLGISGTEEDFVPGEYVVQFEPRENAIKSLASVGAEVVRTYSFEDVQIVTVKTEQPELLSNLPGVKSVDKNYIYRALATPNDTYYSYQWHYNNIKLPQAWDIMKSASVVVAVIDTGVSFTHPDLQGIFVSGYDFVDSDTNPTDPSQDVSHGTHCIGTVAALTNNSLGVAGVNWGGYGIKIMPIRVLGADGSGTLDNVAAGIRWAVDNGAKIVSMSLGGGGAQVLMDAVKYAYSKNVTLICAAGNENRSSLSYPAAYVETIAVGATRYDNRRAPYSNYNYTRYYDPYRKAYVTHYLDIVAPGGDTSVDQNGDGYADGVLSTTWTPTNGNTYMFLQGTSMATPHVSALAAMLYARGYTTPEAIRSRLIRTAYKIPGYTYNSSGWNKYVGYGLIDAYKALTY; from the coding sequence ATGAAGAAGTTCTATCTTTTGGTCGCTGCTCTTTTAACGGTTTTTGTCTTATTCAGTTGTACCAACTCGTTTGAACCGAAGTTCGAACCAAGAGAGAAGTTTGATGTTTCTGAAAAGCTCGGTATTTCAGGAACTGAAGAAGACTTTGTGCCAGGCGAATACGTTGTCCAGTTTGAGCCGAGGGAGAACGCCATCAAAAGCTTAGCAAGCGTTGGCGCAGAAGTTGTAAGAACTTACAGTTTTGAGGATGTTCAAATCGTCACAGTGAAAACTGAACAACCAGAACTTTTATCTAATCTTCCAGGTGTTAAATCAGTAGATAAAAACTACATTTACAGAGCGCTTGCAACACCAAACGATACATACTACAGCTATCAATGGCACTATAACAATATCAAACTTCCACAAGCATGGGATATAATGAAATCCGCAAGTGTTGTTGTCGCTGTTATTGACACTGGAGTAAGCTTCACACATCCAGACCTTCAAGGTATATTTGTTTCCGGCTACGACTTTGTTGACAGTGACACAAATCCAACAGACCCATCACAAGATGTAAGCCACGGTACACACTGTATAGGTACTGTTGCAGCCCTTACAAACAACAGTTTGGGTGTTGCTGGTGTAAACTGGGGTGGATACGGAATAAAGATAATGCCAATAAGAGTGCTTGGTGCTGATGGTAGCGGAACACTCGACAACGTTGCAGCTGGTATAAGATGGGCTGTTGACAATGGAGCAAAAATCGTTAGCATGAGCCTTGGTGGTGGCGGAGCACAAGTGCTTATGGATGCGGTTAAGTACGCCTACAGCAAGAACGTAACTTTAATATGTGCAGCTGGTAACGAAAATAGATCAAGTCTGTCTTACCCGGCAGCCTACGTCGAAACAATAGCAGTCGGTGCGACGAGGTATGATAACAGGAGAGCACCATATTCAAATTACAACTATACAAGATACTATGATCCATATAGAAAAGCTTATGTAACCCACTATCTCGACATTGTAGCCCCCGGTGGAGACACGAGTGTTGACCAAAACGGCGACGGTTACGCAGATGGTGTTTTGAGCACAACATGGACACCGACAAATGGCAATACCTATATGTTCTTGCAGGGAACTTCTATGGCAACGCCACACGTTTCCGCTCTTGCAGCAATGCTGTATGCAAGAGGATACACAACACCAGAAGCAATAAGGAGTAGGTTGATTAGAACAGCTTACAAGATACCGGGCTACACGTACAACTCAAGTGGTTGGAATAAATATGTAGGATACGGACTAATCGATGCGTATAAAGCACTCACGTATTAA
- a CDS encoding 5'-nucleotidase C-terminal domain-containing protein: protein MRRLFTVVLSLALLVLIFAETKQIVILQTSDLHGYIYPVDYATNKPANWGLAKVASVIKEQREKYGEENIIVIDTGDLIQGSPMAYYHARFENEPVNPMVLSMNHLKFNASVLGNHEFNYGLDVLNKAISEADFPFLSANIVDEQDTPYFMPYHLVEIGDVKVLILGLTTKYIPNWEDPRNIKGLKFLDPVQVAKEYVEAFKDLVDVVVIAYHGGLEKDPATGNPTEPLVGENQGYALATEIEGVHVLLTGHQHRTISTKIGNVAVVQPSNWGRMVGKVALILEKNEEGKWVVKDSKPELIDASKYPADQEILELTKDYEEKTQRWLDIPVGTAKGDFYIFDPFVARLWDNPLMEFVNKVQMYYTGAKISSTALFTNDVKGWKAGPVTLRDINAVYIYANTLKVIKVKGADIKAALERSADYFVFENGLAKENKTWVEPKVQRYNYDIWEGISYKIVLNRPVGDRIVDLMFEGKPVDMDAEYEVVLNNYRAGGGGGYSMFTNKPVVKEVLIEMAELMSNYLLEKKEIESTLDNNWGAYVEMEYTVSAGDMLESIASKLGVRVEELKRWNNISGDVKAGDVLKYYVPYFEYLKLMQKAS from the coding sequence ATGAGAAGGTTATTTACTGTTGTACTCAGTTTAGCTTTGCTTGTCTTGATTTTTGCAGAAACGAAGCAGATAGTCATACTTCAGACAAGTGACTTGCACGGTTATATCTATCCTGTGGACTATGCGACGAACAAGCCTGCTAATTGGGGATTGGCGAAGGTAGCGTCGGTAATTAAAGAACAGCGTGAGAAGTACGGGGAGGAGAATATCATAGTAATCGACACAGGTGATTTAATTCAGGGCAGTCCTATGGCTTATTATCATGCACGCTTTGAGAATGAGCCAGTCAACCCAATGGTATTGTCTATGAACCACTTAAAGTTCAATGCGAGTGTGCTCGGAAATCACGAATTTAATTACGGATTAGATGTTCTTAACAAAGCTATCAGCGAAGCAGACTTCCCATTCCTCAGTGCAAATATTGTAGACGAGCAGGATACTCCATATTTCATGCCATATCACTTGGTTGAGATCGGAGACGTTAAGGTATTGATACTTGGGCTTACAACAAAGTACATTCCAAATTGGGAAGACCCGAGAAACATAAAGGGATTGAAATTCTTGGATCCAGTTCAGGTAGCTAAGGAATACGTAGAGGCTTTTAAAGATTTAGTTGATGTGGTTGTGATTGCATATCATGGTGGCTTAGAAAAAGACCCGGCTACAGGTAACCCAACTGAACCACTCGTTGGGGAAAATCAAGGGTACGCGTTAGCAACAGAGATTGAGGGAGTACACGTACTTCTGACCGGACACCAGCACAGAACTATTTCAACGAAGATTGGAAATGTTGCAGTTGTCCAGCCATCTAACTGGGGAAGGATGGTTGGTAAGGTTGCTTTGATACTTGAAAAGAACGAAGAAGGCAAGTGGGTAGTAAAGGATTCAAAACCAGAACTAATCGATGCTTCAAAATATCCTGCTGACCAAGAGATTCTTGAGCTCACTAAGGATTACGAAGAAAAGACTCAAAGGTGGCTCGATATACCTGTTGGAACTGCTAAGGGAGATTTCTACATCTTTGATCCATTTGTAGCAAGACTTTGGGATAATCCGTTGATGGAGTTCGTCAACAAAGTACAGATGTACTACACAGGGGCAAAGATTTCTTCGACTGCTCTTTTCACAAACGATGTAAAAGGTTGGAAAGCTGGTCCTGTAACGCTGAGGGATATAAACGCTGTTTACATATATGCAAACACATTGAAAGTAATCAAGGTTAAAGGTGCAGACATTAAAGCAGCTCTCGAGAGAAGCGCTGATTATTTCGTTTTCGAAAACGGTTTAGCGAAAGAGAACAAAACGTGGGTGGAACCTAAGGTTCAGAGATATAACTATGACATTTGGGAAGGCATCTCTTACAAGATAGTGTTGAATAGACCTGTTGGTGATAGAATCGTTGACCTAATGTTTGAGGGTAAACCGGTCGATATGGATGCCGAATATGAAGTTGTGCTCAACAACTACCGTGCCGGTGGTGGCGGCGGATATTCGATGTTTACTAATAAACCTGTTGTTAAAGAAGTCTTGATAGAAATGGCCGAGCTCATGTCAAACTACCTGCTTGAAAAGAAGGAGATAGAATCAACGCTCGACAATAACTGGGGCGCCTATGTTGAAATGGAATACACAGTTAGTGCTGGCGATATGCTCGAAAGCATTGCTTCAAAACTTGGTGTCAGAGTTGAAGAACTTAAGAGGTGGAATAATATAAGTGGAGATGTAAAGGCAGGGGATGTTCTGAAGTACTACGTACCGTACTTCGAATACCTGAAATTGATGCAGAAAGCATCCTAA
- a CDS encoding FGGY-family carbohydrate kinase: protein MSVLAIDCGTQSLRAIVFSEHGEILAGEKIEFEPYYSLSAGWAEQSPEFYWETLAKAVQKLKEKSPSVFKDIQALSLTTQRSTVIVVDEHGNPLRDAFVWLDEREAEGKPKLYLHEVFAFWLIKKLPTAYMAYRRSKANYMKQKEIETWKKVHKYLFLSGYLTYKLTGDFVDSTASQVGYVPFDYTNKEWIKSPYHYKWRLFGVEKEKLPRLVEPTQILGYVTKQASEFTGLKEGLPVIASGADKQCETLGIGCFSQNVGSISLGTTATIQTTTSKYIEVIPFIPPYPSIVPEKYNPEISVFRGYWLVSWFKKEFAHSEVREAEELNTFSEQILDKYLQKIPAGSDGLIIYPAWASGPEKPFSRGAVIGFSDKHTRMHLYRAIIEGINYALLEGKEAIERKTGTKIERIGLSGGGSKSREVCQITANMMGVPVYKVQTNETSALGAAISAYVGMGVYNDFEIAVKNMVRISEEFLPDMDEHEVYRNYYDRVYKKIWGKINKLSFVLNHLRKSKER, encoded by the coding sequence ATGAGCGTTTTAGCAATTGATTGTGGTACACAAAGTCTCAGAGCTATTGTATTTTCAGAACACGGTGAAATCCTTGCTGGAGAGAAAATCGAATTCGAACCGTACTACTCACTAAGCGCCGGTTGGGCTGAGCAATCGCCAGAGTTCTATTGGGAAACGCTGGCCAAGGCTGTGCAAAAGTTGAAAGAAAAATCACCGAGCGTTTTTAAAGATATTCAGGCTCTTAGCTTAACAACTCAACGCTCAACTGTTATCGTTGTTGACGAACATGGCAATCCACTTAGAGATGCGTTTGTCTGGCTTGATGAGAGAGAGGCGGAGGGCAAACCAAAGCTCTACCTACATGAAGTATTTGCATTTTGGCTGATAAAGAAACTTCCCACAGCTTATATGGCATATAGAAGAAGCAAGGCAAATTATATGAAACAAAAAGAAATAGAAACTTGGAAAAAGGTACACAAATATTTATTCTTATCTGGATACCTCACTTACAAGTTGACAGGTGACTTTGTTGATTCAACCGCGTCACAAGTTGGTTATGTTCCTTTTGATTACACAAATAAGGAATGGATAAAGAGTCCGTACCACTACAAATGGAGGCTCTTCGGTGTAGAAAAGGAAAAACTGCCAAGGCTTGTAGAACCGACACAAATCTTAGGGTACGTTACAAAACAAGCTTCTGAATTCACTGGGCTTAAAGAAGGATTGCCTGTTATAGCTTCAGGTGCAGACAAGCAGTGTGAAACCCTTGGAATTGGATGTTTCTCGCAGAATGTTGGAAGTATAAGTCTCGGGACAACCGCTACAATACAGACAACAACATCTAAATACATCGAAGTTATACCGTTTATCCCACCTTACCCATCGATAGTTCCTGAAAAGTACAATCCAGAAATTAGCGTTTTCAGAGGGTACTGGCTTGTCTCTTGGTTCAAGAAGGAATTCGCACACAGTGAAGTTCGCGAAGCAGAGGAACTCAACACCTTCTCTGAACAAATTTTGGACAAGTATCTTCAGAAAATTCCAGCCGGAAGTGATGGGCTGATAATATATCCTGCGTGGGCATCGGGACCTGAGAAACCGTTCTCTCGCGGTGCAGTCATAGGCTTTTCTGACAAGCACACTCGAATGCATCTTTACCGAGCGATAATAGAGGGAATAAACTACGCACTCTTGGAAGGAAAAGAAGCTATTGAAAGAAAAACTGGAACCAAGATTGAAAGAATAGGACTATCCGGCGGTGGTTCGAAAAGTAGGGAGGTCTGCCAGATAACAGCGAACATGATGGGAGTTCCGGTTTATAAAGTTCAGACAAACGAAACATCAGCACTTGGAGCTGCGATTTCTGCGTATGTTGGGATGGGTGTATATAATGATTTCGAAATAGCAGTCAAGAACATGGTAAGGATAAGTGAAGAGTTTCTACCTGATATGGATGAGCATGAGGTGTACAGGAACTATTACGACAGGGTCTATAAGAAAATTTGGGGAAAGATAAACAAGCTTTCCTTTGTACTCAACCATTTGCGAAAAAGCAAGGAAAGATAG